Proteins co-encoded in one Microscilla marina ATCC 23134 genomic window:
- a CDS encoding G8 domain-containing protein, with protein sequence MKCVNSFFNIRSFSFLRHFFKLCSLAFCLVALDSTTTKAQISSVANPASALIAGGFEQINITDSRGFMYINGAHSGMTFANGGGVSGNNTGFTKNNPNAPQGSQVLFLQNSGSVQGSIYVSSWGYYRLIYKSAVRAGNTKAVRVEISGAKISEATIPGSNYTQMHSLPVYLNPGWHSFKFTGVNLIAGDHTAFVDDIRLQRVHDWRDANAWSPRRVPNANDAVTISAGTAVVPVGNFQVKSITVNGHLQASISSHANITTNSIMIMGGNARMEFGQERVPQPHKMSITLNAPYSARNANPNMGNNFIGVMGGGILHLHGVQKKSWTKVQDDLGNAHIRLTEATSWQAGDQIVVTSKTNNWNQAEKRTIEAVGEGGKLLRFTQNLSYNHQGAVRNYSRPSHAVKNWSADLRPEVGLLSHSIKIQGHPQGNAQGYGGHIMIMNNGKAYVEDVELFNMGQKAILGRYPYHWHMLGNVGAGQYLKNSSVHQSYNRAITIHGTESTLVENNFCYDHIGHGVFLENGSERFNVIRKNVVLLTKRPAPGQHLTFSEDATNPSINAIQNRTPASFWITNPQNTFEQNIAAGTEGTGYWFAFPQKPMGESASDPRFSALEPYKAPLIKFDRNTAHSCMNGLDIFDQLNSDHSIRGNGGWDHTDRHWLTNCLWYANDLGVYTGTGRQRSTYKKSNNLIFEKNMFVANKKSTMFASYSIASNSLFVAHAGLNLWPANTERFAYLVYDGAGQLHNCHLVGWNHSQANLFDNIGAGNKHVNHYFAGNTLNHGGTPRILLPNYDIKPIPDYITAHNNLQPRIWSMAIRDLSGTISGKANTSIVSNHPFLLVGDEYKPTNWIRAYRSDHHFAFAALSYQLKANSNPNVVVTRTKSGTPDASVYYIPGAHSYKEHHQLPLIVNEGFLYTYRYESLPNKKKVILRMADAFEGDDYMLRFKDFGKLGGLSITTTQLNGGNVPAYSSYSALQGATSTGYYKNGTDVYLKVVAKARLIGTEADEQVTIQWSTNFTVAKIDTDGDEMSDLDELNAGRHPFDASDLGAYFNTPGNLEGWTSSSNVSNLRVEGGFLKGVSSGSGDAQIRNNPYHFNADRVKTIQVHMRASVNTLVQLFFTTNTDGAYGGSKVVSINYTGNGNYQTLTFNVGANAAWNGKITRLRLDPVNGVNISFDIFWIRAQCVGCPINGASYRSAKAEVKTAEPAFTTLEQSQKIIVYPNPVDDRLYVKGVKKGTQVQVLSAQGQVLKTLQYQGMIDFSSFSKGLYFLKIGKEVYKLVK encoded by the coding sequence ATGAAATGTGTAAATTCTTTTTTTAACATTAGGTCATTCTCTTTTTTAAGGCATTTTTTCAAGCTGTGTAGTCTTGCCTTTTGTTTGGTAGCTTTGGATAGCACCACCACAAAAGCTCAAATTAGTTCAGTAGCCAACCCTGCCTCAGCATTAATTGCAGGTGGTTTCGAGCAAATCAATATCACCGATTCACGCGGTTTTATGTACATCAATGGTGCTCATTCGGGAATGACTTTCGCCAATGGCGGTGGCGTATCGGGCAACAATACAGGGTTTACCAAAAACAACCCCAATGCGCCTCAAGGCAGTCAGGTCTTGTTTTTACAAAACAGTGGCAGTGTCCAAGGATCCATATATGTGTCTTCTTGGGGCTATTATCGTCTTATCTACAAATCGGCTGTTCGGGCGGGCAACACCAAAGCAGTAAGGGTAGAGATCAGTGGGGCAAAAATTTCGGAGGCTACCATTCCTGGTAGTAACTATACCCAAATGCATAGTTTGCCTGTATACCTCAACCCAGGTTGGCACTCCTTCAAGTTTACAGGGGTAAACCTGATTGCGGGTGACCATACCGCTTTTGTAGACGACATTCGTTTGCAGCGGGTACACGACTGGCGTGACGCCAATGCCTGGTCGCCTCGTCGAGTACCCAACGCCAACGATGCAGTCACCATCAGCGCAGGTACAGCAGTGGTGCCCGTGGGCAATTTTCAGGTAAAAAGCATTACTGTAAACGGGCATTTACAAGCAAGTATAAGCTCTCATGCCAACATTACCACCAATAGCATAATGATTATGGGTGGCAATGCCCGGATGGAGTTTGGGCAAGAACGCGTGCCTCAGCCCCACAAAATGAGCATCACACTAAATGCTCCTTATAGTGCCCGCAATGCGAACCCTAATATGGGCAACAACTTTATAGGCGTAATGGGAGGAGGCATACTTCATTTGCATGGAGTACAAAAGAAAAGCTGGACTAAAGTACAAGATGACTTAGGGAACGCCCACATCAGGCTTACCGAAGCCACTAGTTGGCAAGCAGGTGACCAAATAGTGGTTACCTCTAAAACTAATAATTGGAACCAAGCCGAAAAACGAACTATAGAAGCCGTAGGCGAAGGTGGGAAGCTATTACGTTTTACTCAAAACCTTAGTTATAACCATCAGGGTGCTGTGAGAAACTACAGCAGGCCATCGCATGCAGTAAAAAACTGGTCTGCCGACTTACGCCCTGAAGTAGGTTTGTTAAGCCATAGTATCAAAATCCAAGGGCACCCACAAGGAAACGCCCAAGGCTATGGAGGGCATATCATGATTATGAACAATGGCAAAGCTTATGTAGAGGATGTGGAGCTTTTTAATATGGGGCAAAAAGCTATTCTGGGGCGCTATCCTTATCATTGGCATATGTTGGGCAATGTAGGGGCTGGTCAGTACCTTAAAAACTCAAGTGTACACCAGTCTTACAACCGCGCAATCACCATTCATGGCACAGAAAGCACCTTGGTCGAAAACAACTTTTGTTATGATCATATTGGGCATGGTGTTTTTCTGGAAAATGGCAGCGAACGTTTCAATGTCATCCGTAAAAATGTAGTTTTATTAACCAAGCGTCCCGCTCCAGGGCAGCACCTTACCTTTTCTGAAGATGCAACAAATCCGTCCATTAATGCAATTCAAAATCGTACTCCAGCCAGTTTCTGGATTACCAACCCTCAAAATACTTTTGAGCAAAATATAGCCGCAGGTACTGAGGGTACTGGCTATTGGTTTGCCTTTCCTCAAAAACCTATGGGTGAATCGGCAAGTGATCCTCGTTTTAGTGCATTGGAACCTTACAAAGCTCCCCTTATCAAGTTTGACCGAAATACTGCGCATAGTTGTATGAATGGACTTGACATATTTGACCAACTCAATAGTGATCATTCTATTCGTGGCAATGGTGGTTGGGACCATACAGACAGACACTGGCTGACCAATTGCTTATGGTATGCCAATGATTTGGGGGTATACACTGGTACTGGTCGTCAGAGGTCGACATACAAAAAGAGTAATAACCTCATTTTTGAGAAGAACATGTTTGTAGCCAACAAAAAGTCTACGATGTTTGCCAGCTATAGCATTGCCAGCAATTCGTTGTTTGTAGCCCATGCTGGGCTCAACCTGTGGCCAGCCAATACTGAACGCTTTGCCTATCTAGTGTACGATGGGGCTGGACAGTTGCACAATTGCCATTTAGTGGGTTGGAATCACTCCCAAGCCAATTTGTTTGATAATATTGGGGCAGGCAACAAACATGTCAATCACTACTTTGCGGGCAATACCCTGAACCACGGCGGAACCCCGCGTATTTTGCTCCCTAACTATGACATTAAACCAATACCAGATTATATAACTGCTCATAATAACCTTCAACCTCGGATTTGGTCGATGGCGATCCGTGATTTGAGTGGCACTATCAGTGGCAAAGCCAACACTTCTATTGTCAGCAATCATCCTTTTTTGCTGGTAGGTGATGAATACAAACCTACCAACTGGATCAGAGCCTATCGCAGTGACCATCACTTTGCTTTTGCTGCACTTTCTTATCAACTAAAAGCCAATAGCAACCCTAATGTAGTGGTGACCCGTACTAAAAGTGGCACACCGGATGCTTCGGTGTATTATATTCCAGGCGCTCATTCTTATAAAGAACACCATCAATTGCCCTTAATTGTCAATGAAGGTTTTTTGTATACCTATCGTTATGAGTCATTGCCCAACAAGAAAAAGGTGATATTAAGAATGGCAGATGCTTTTGAGGGAGACGACTACATGTTACGTTTTAAAGACTTTGGGAAGTTAGGCGGCTTGAGTATCACTACTACTCAGCTAAACGGGGGCAATGTACCAGCATATAGTAGCTATAGTGCTTTGCAAGGCGCAACCAGCACGGGCTATTATAAGAACGGAACTGATGTGTACCTTAAAGTAGTGGCTAAAGCACGATTGATTGGTACTGAAGCCGATGAACAGGTGACCATTCAATGGTCTACTAACTTTACAGTAGCAAAGATTGACACGGATGGCGACGAAATGTCAGATTTGGACGAGTTAAATGCAGGGCGACACCCTTTTGATGCCAGCGATTTGGGCGCTTATTTTAATACTCCCGGCAATCTTGAAGGATGGACAAGCAGTAGTAATGTAAGCAATTTAAGAGTCGAAGGCGGTTTTCTGAAGGGGGTATCTTCGGGCAGTGGCGATGCCCAAATCAGAAATAACCCTTACCACTTTAACGCCGATAGGGTCAAAACCATTCAGGTACACATGAGGGCTTCAGTCAATACCTTGGTGCAGTTGTTTTTTACTACCAATACCGATGGGGCTTATGGAGGAAGTAAGGTAGTTTCTATAAATTATACAGGCAATGGTAACTATCAAACCCTTACTTTTAATGTGGGAGCTAACGCTGCCTGGAACGGCAAGATCACCCGCTTACGCCTTGATCCAGTCAATGGAGTAAATATTTCCTTTGACATTTTCTGGATTAGAGCACAATGTGTTGGCTGTCCCATTAATGGTGCGTCTTATCGCTCTGCCAAGGCCGAAGTGAAAACTGCTGAGCCTGCATTTACAACATTAGAACAATCACAAAAAATTATTGTTTACCCCAATCCGGTAGATGATAGACTTTATGTAAAAGGGGTGAAAAAAGGGACACAAGTTCAAGTTTTGAGTGCACAAGGTCAAGTCTTGAAAACACTTCAGTATCAAGGAATGATTGACTTCTCCTCTTTTAGTAAGGGGTTGTATTTCTTGAAAATAGGAAAAGAAGTGTATAAATTGGTTAAATAA
- a CDS encoding tetratricopeptide repeat protein yields MLLYFRISICSIFIVFFFLSHQSPAQRKTIDSLQLLLLNRPDHTQQITILNQLAMLYRRISPEKGLQYAKKAQNIATHQAKASQIAASNQTLAVLYTKLKKYPQAQTHLNKARLFYEEAQSFKDLAKVYLLKGNMMDDQNESKQATTAYKKAFEFLKKVSTSKEQDLVKLKVKIHNNLGNVYSNTGNFAEAQKHYLEALELSTQKKHQVSIYINLIQINRNLADYGQALLYSKKALELAKEISDASNIADIYRLQGQVYEFQSVHEEALKLYNQALEIHSKLGDTTKLLYSLTGIASVYTKLEKYEQGLKLYNKALSMAVKVSHKAFEMNIKSNIAVLYFADKDYQKSLEVYNEALMYFEKKGMLHQQGTSLHGVGSIYFEQQQYQKALSHYLKAYSIFKQINDKYYKAYVANDVSKVMTRLKRYPKSREYASEAVKIAEQLNAKDILLESYRHQYVLDSLQGDFFGALKNHQKHSRIRQELNDIKKAKQTAFLRVNYGLKEKEELLKAKGKENKLLQEQNRYKQIQVLFLAVGMGVLCLGAVWLRWLIKNNHKKNEQLLKFKNTEKQLLQQQLKYKEIEGQILHQQLETDQHEQLVIREKLETKDHELTKQSLYLIQYTQLLEVALKEIQEMIKLNDSPAKTRLKDLAKRIKKEFSRRSPWENFTQTFEMAHPNFYKRLRQRFPDLTEYDLKLCALLRLGFESRELASILNITLDSAKKARFRLRKKMKISEQDLSGFMRDI; encoded by the coding sequence ATGCTACTGTATTTCCGGATTTCAATATGCAGCATTTTTATTGTGTTTTTCTTTTTATCTCACCAAAGCCCGGCTCAGCGAAAAACCATTGACAGCCTTCAACTACTTTTGTTAAACCGCCCCGATCATACCCAGCAAATCACTATACTCAACCAATTAGCTATGCTTTATAGGCGCATTAGCCCCGAAAAAGGGTTGCAGTATGCAAAAAAAGCCCAGAACATAGCCACCCATCAAGCTAAAGCATCTCAAATTGCTGCAAGTAATCAAACGCTGGCAGTATTGTACACCAAACTTAAGAAATACCCACAAGCCCAGACTCACCTAAATAAGGCAAGGTTGTTTTATGAAGAAGCACAAAGTTTTAAAGACCTGGCAAAAGTATACTTGCTCAAGGGGAATATGATGGACGACCAAAATGAAAGTAAACAAGCTACCACAGCTTATAAAAAAGCTTTTGAGTTTTTGAAAAAAGTAAGCACAAGTAAAGAGCAAGATTTGGTCAAGTTGAAGGTGAAAATACACAATAACTTAGGCAATGTATACAGCAATACAGGAAACTTTGCCGAAGCTCAAAAACACTACCTGGAGGCTTTAGAACTGTCAACTCAGAAAAAACATCAGGTAAGTATCTATATCAACCTTATACAAATTAATCGCAATTTAGCCGATTATGGTCAAGCACTTTTGTATAGCAAAAAAGCGCTTGAGCTTGCTAAAGAAATAAGTGATGCCAGTAACATTGCTGATATATATCGCCTTCAGGGGCAGGTATATGAATTTCAGAGCGTGCACGAAGAGGCTCTTAAGCTGTACAATCAAGCTTTAGAGATACATTCGAAGTTAGGTGACACCACCAAGTTGTTATATAGCCTCACAGGTATAGCAAGTGTATATACCAAACTAGAAAAATACGAACAAGGGTTGAAGCTGTACAACAAAGCTTTAAGTATGGCAGTCAAGGTAAGTCACAAAGCCTTTGAGATGAACATCAAAAGCAATATTGCGGTATTATATTTTGCTGACAAGGACTACCAAAAATCTTTGGAAGTATACAACGAAGCATTGATGTATTTTGAAAAAAAAGGAATGCTTCACCAACAGGGAACCAGCTTGCATGGAGTAGGGAGCATCTATTTTGAGCAACAGCAATACCAAAAGGCTCTGAGTCATTATTTAAAAGCATATTCCATATTCAAACAAATCAACGATAAGTACTACAAGGCCTATGTAGCCAATGATGTAAGCAAAGTAATGACCCGTTTGAAACGCTACCCAAAGTCAAGAGAATATGCTAGTGAAGCCGTAAAAATTGCAGAACAATTAAATGCCAAGGATATATTATTAGAAAGCTATCGCCATCAATATGTGCTCGATTCATTGCAAGGAGATTTCTTTGGCGCATTGAAAAACCATCAAAAACATAGCAGGATTCGACAAGAGTTGAATGATATAAAAAAAGCAAAACAAACAGCGTTTTTACGGGTAAATTATGGTCTAAAAGAGAAAGAAGAGTTGTTAAAGGCGAAGGGAAAAGAAAATAAATTGTTGCAAGAGCAAAACCGCTATAAACAAATACAGGTATTGTTTTTAGCCGTTGGAATGGGTGTTTTATGTTTGGGAGCTGTTTGGCTCAGATGGCTGATAAAGAACAATCATAAAAAAAATGAGCAATTGCTTAAATTTAAAAATACAGAAAAACAATTGTTACAACAACAGCTTAAATACAAAGAAATAGAGGGACAAATTTTGCATCAGCAATTGGAAACAGATCAACATGAGCAACTTGTGATCAGGGAGAAACTTGAAACAAAAGACCATGAACTCACCAAACAATCGTTGTATCTGATTCAATACACCCAACTGCTTGAAGTGGCACTGAAAGAAATTCAGGAAATGATTAAACTAAATGATTCTCCAGCGAAAACTCGTCTAAAAGACTTGGCAAAACGTATTAAAAAAGAGTTTTCACGGCGAAGTCCCTGGGAAAACTTTACCCAGACTTTTGAAATGGCTCATCCCAATTTTTATAAAAGGCTTAGGCAACGGTTTCCTGACTTGACCGAATATGACCTCAAGCTTTGTGCGCTGTTGCGCCTGGGGTTTGAGTCACGCGAACTGGCTTCTATTCTCAACATTACTTTAGATAGTGCCAAAAAAGCCCGCTTTCGCCTGCGGAAAAAAATGAAAATATCCGAGCAGGATTTGTCAGGCTTTATGCGGGATATTTAA
- a CDS encoding tetratricopeptide repeat protein, with amino-acid sequence MVRFHQFCLILMIICSSFWANAQTRLSKIDSLNVALEKSASPHKKVAVYNQLAKVYAKQTDSSQTVFYVQKALQLAEQNNYLKGKMNAHYWLAKLYKGLSYDSLAKATLFKALFTAEQLKDTNVNSNIHNVLGGIYKNQGHYTQALKSYQKALKLKEQLKDDFGVAANYNNMANVYSNQGNFPMSLDHYQKALNIWEQTNHLKEVGVACNNIGLLYINQRDYTQAQVYLMRSLEIKKRFKQEKGIANVYGNLAKMNMISQNYNVAFQYYQQSLNIYRKLNNQYGMARSLHNIGWCYYELTKYKSAYQKFIASLAIKHKLQNKISTASTEMMIGKVYYRLKEHTKAVKYLDKAMKVFQETGYLDKIVASAGTLKEVYKAQGDYQKAYQVFEIYHQAADSVVNKEKIRKIARIESAFKFQQQQDSLKRQQQQKLNALEIKRRTTRAWLYTLLLGVVGLLLGVGALLSRQKHRYKQNAQVLELKAIQQQLLNEQLQRKEIEGQILKEQLQVDQEEQRKVRHHIEEKDHELTKQALYHIRHQQGLELTLREIRELIKTTKEVVVSNRLKEVVKRIKKELSQGESWENFTQTFEMAHPNFYKRLRQRFPDLTEYDLKLCALLRLGFESRELASILNITLDSAKKARFRLRKKLQLSEQDLSSFMRDV; translated from the coding sequence ATGGTAAGGTTTCACCAGTTTTGTCTGATCTTGATGATCATTTGCAGTAGTTTTTGGGCAAACGCCCAAACTCGTCTCTCTAAAATAGATTCTTTGAATGTGGCATTGGAAAAATCTGCTTCTCCTCACAAAAAAGTAGCCGTATATAACCAACTGGCAAAGGTGTATGCCAAGCAAACAGACTCAAGTCAAACTGTTTTTTATGTACAAAAGGCGTTGCAACTTGCTGAGCAAAATAACTACCTAAAAGGTAAGATGAATGCACACTATTGGCTTGCAAAACTCTACAAGGGTTTATCTTATGATTCTTTAGCTAAAGCTACTTTGTTCAAAGCATTATTTACTGCCGAGCAGTTAAAAGACACTAATGTAAACTCAAATATACACAATGTACTGGGAGGGATTTATAAAAATCAAGGGCATTATACACAAGCACTCAAAAGTTACCAAAAGGCACTTAAATTGAAGGAACAGCTTAAAGATGACTTTGGGGTAGCGGCTAATTATAACAATATGGCAAATGTGTATTCAAATCAGGGAAACTTTCCTATGTCCCTGGACCACTACCAAAAAGCTTTGAACATCTGGGAACAGACCAATCATCTAAAAGAGGTAGGTGTAGCATGTAATAATATTGGGCTATTATATATAAATCAGAGGGATTACACACAAGCACAAGTCTATTTAATGAGGTCATTAGAAATAAAAAAGCGATTCAAACAAGAAAAAGGAATCGCGAATGTATATGGTAATTTGGCTAAGATGAATATGATAAGTCAAAATTATAATGTAGCATTTCAATATTATCAACAATCATTGAACATTTACCGTAAGTTGAACAATCAATATGGCATGGCAAGGTCACTGCATAATATTGGCTGGTGCTACTATGAATTGACTAAATATAAAAGTGCTTACCAAAAGTTTATAGCTTCCCTGGCTATCAAGCACAAACTACAAAACAAAATAAGTACTGCCTCTACAGAAATGATGATAGGCAAGGTATACTATAGGTTAAAAGAGCATACCAAAGCAGTAAAATACCTTGATAAAGCAATGAAAGTGTTTCAGGAAACAGGATATTTAGACAAAATAGTAGCCAGTGCGGGTACTTTAAAAGAAGTATACAAAGCCCAGGGAGACTACCAAAAGGCATATCAGGTGTTTGAGATTTACCACCAGGCGGCTGACTCTGTGGTAAACAAAGAGAAAATACGAAAAATAGCCCGTATAGAAAGTGCTTTTAAGTTTCAACAACAACAAGATTCTCTGAAAAGACAACAACAACAGAAGCTGAACGCGCTTGAGATAAAACGACGAACAACCCGCGCCTGGCTTTATACTTTGTTGCTAGGGGTAGTGGGGTTATTGCTGGGGGTAGGGGCCTTGTTGAGCCGCCAAAAACACAGGTACAAACAAAATGCACAAGTGCTGGAGTTAAAAGCTATACAACAACAATTACTAAACGAGCAGTTGCAACGTAAAGAGATAGAAGGACAAATTCTCAAAGAACAATTGCAGGTAGACCAGGAGGAACAACGAAAAGTAAGACACCATATAGAAGAAAAAGACCATGAACTTACCAAACAAGCCTTGTATCACATCAGGCACCAACAAGGGCTTGAACTTACCTTGCGTGAAATAAGAGAGTTGATAAAAACGACTAAAGAGGTGGTAGTGAGCAACCGTTTGAAAGAGGTAGTCAAACGGATTAAAAAAGAGTTGTCACAGGGAGAGTCCTGGGAAAACTTTACCCAGACTTTTGAAATGGCTCACCCTAATTTTTATAAAAGGCTTAGGCAACGGTTTCCTGACTTGACCGAATATGACCTCAAACTATGTGCGCTGTTGCGCCTGGGGTTTGAGTCACGCGAACTGGCTTCTATTCTCAACATTACTTTAGATAGTGCCAAAAAAGCCCGCTTTCGTCTCCGGAAGAAGTTACAGCTCTCCGAGCAGGACTTGTCAAGCTTTATGCGGGATGTTTGA
- a CDS encoding tetratricopeptide repeat protein produces MVSFHQFCMICMIICSSFWAKAQTRFSKIDSLNMELKKSASPHKKVAAYNQMAKVYAKQRDSSQTVFYVQKALQLARQNNYRKGTIDAHYWLAKLYLSLFYDSLAKVTLFKALFSAEQLQDTTEISNIYNTLGGVYKKQGHYAQALKSYQKALQLDTKLNNYSGMAVSYNNMANVYSEQGNFPMSLSHYLKALRIRERLNQEKNVGTVCNNIGLLYIDQMNYTQAEAYFRRSLEIGKKLKQKKRVASVYNHLGMLYKIQKDYPTAFRYYQQSLSIYRKLNNQYGVARLLHNIGCYYYKLKKYNVAHSQLTKALNIRRKLKSKMGMASTEMMIGKAYYGLKEYTKAVTYLDKAMKVFQETGYLDKIVASAGTLKEVYKAQGDYQKAYQVFEIYHQAKDSIINKEEVQKITRIESAFRFQQQQDSLKRQQQQKLNTLEIKRRTTRAWLYTLLLGVVGLLLGVGSLLSRQKHRYKQNAQVLELKAIQQQLLNEQLQRKEIEGQILKEQLQVDQEEQQKVRHHIEEKDHELTKQALYHIRHEQGLELTLREIRELIKTTKEVVVSNRLKEVVKRIKKELSRGESWENFTHTFEMAHPNFYKRLKQQFPDLTEYDLKLCALLRLGFESRELASILNITLDSAKKARFRLRKKMKISDQDLSDFMRNV; encoded by the coding sequence ATGGTAAGTTTTCACCAGTTTTGTATGATCTGTATGATCATCTGTAGTAGTTTTTGGGCAAAAGCTCAAACTCGTTTCTCGAAAATAGATTCTTTGAATATGGAGTTGAAAAAGTCTGCGTCTCCTCACAAAAAAGTAGCGGCATATAACCAAATGGCAAAGGTATACGCCAAGCAAAGAGATTCAAGCCAAACAGTTTTTTATGTACAAAAGGCGTTGCAACTGGCCAGGCAAAACAACTACCGAAAGGGAACCATAGATGCACACTATTGGCTTGCAAAACTCTACCTAAGTTTATTCTACGATTCTTTAGCTAAAGTAACCCTGTTCAAAGCATTGTTTAGCGCCGAACAACTACAAGATACCACTGAAATCTCAAATATATACAATACACTGGGTGGGGTTTATAAAAAACAAGGGCATTATGCACAGGCCCTTAAAAGCTATCAAAAGGCCCTTCAGTTAGATACAAAACTTAATAATTATTCTGGTATGGCCGTCAGTTATAACAACATGGCAAATGTTTATTCAGAACAGGGAAATTTTCCCATGTCTCTAAGCCACTATCTGAAGGCGTTAAGGATTCGGGAACGCCTCAATCAGGAAAAAAATGTTGGAACAGTGTGCAACAACATTGGACTATTGTATATAGACCAGATGAATTACACACAGGCTGAGGCTTATTTTAGGAGGTCGCTAGAGATAGGGAAAAAACTTAAGCAGAAAAAGAGGGTTGCCAGTGTTTATAATCACCTTGGAATGCTGTATAAAATACAAAAAGACTACCCTACAGCCTTCAGGTATTATCAACAATCATTGAGCATTTACCGTAAGCTGAACAATCAATATGGCGTGGCAAGGCTACTACACAATATCGGCTGTTATTATTATAAGCTAAAAAAATACAATGTTGCCCACTCACAACTTACAAAAGCCTTGAACATCAGGCGTAAGCTAAAAAGCAAAATGGGAATGGCCTCTACAGAAATGATGATAGGCAAAGCATATTATGGGTTGAAAGAGTATACCAAAGCAGTAACATACCTTGATAAAGCAATGAAAGTATTTCAGGAAACAGGATATTTAGACAAAATAGTAGCCAGTGCGGGTACTTTAAAAGAAGTATACAAAGCTCAGGGAGACTACCAAAAAGCATATCAAGTGTTTGAGATTTATCACCAAGCGAAAGACTCGATCATAAACAAAGAGGAAGTGCAAAAAATAACCCGTATAGAAAGCGCTTTTAGGTTTCAGCAACAACAAGATTCTTTGAAAAGACAACAACAACAGAAGTTGAACACGCTTGAGATAAAACGACGAACAACCCGCGCCTGGCTTTATACTTTGTTGCTAGGGGTAGTGGGGTTGTTGCTGGGGGTAGGGTCCTTGTTGAGCCGCCAAAAACACAGGTACAAGCAAAATGCACAAGTGTTGGAGTTAAAAGCTATACAACAACAATTACTAAACGAGCAGTTGCAACGTAAAGAGATAGAAGGACAAATTCTCAAAGAACAATTGCAGGTAGACCAGGAGGAACAGCAAAAAGTAAGACACCATATAGAAGAAAAAGACCACGAACTCACCAAACAAGCCTTGTATCACATCAGGCACGAGCAAGGGCTTGAACTTACCTTGCGTGAAATAAGAGAGTTGATAAAAACGACTAAAGAGGTGGTGGTGAGCAACCGTTTGAAAGAGGTAGTCAAACGGATTAAAAAAGAGTTGTCACGGGGAGAGTCCTGGGAAAACTTTACCCATACTTTTGAAATGGCTCATCCTAATTTTTATAAAAGACTTAAGCAACAGTTTCCTGATTTGACCGAATATGACCTCAAACTATGTGCTTTGTTACGCCTGGGGTTTGAGTCACGCGAACTGGCTTCTATTCTCAATATTACTTTAGACAGTGCCAAAAAAGCCCGTTTTCGCCTGCGGAAAAAAATGAAAATATCCGATCAGGATTTGTCAGATTTTATGCGGAATGTGTAA